One region of Pan paniscus chromosome 5, NHGRI_mPanPan1-v2.0_pri, whole genome shotgun sequence genomic DNA includes:
- the C5H6orf15 gene encoding uncharacterized protein C6orf15 homolog isoform X1: MQGRVAGSCAPLGLLLVCLHLPGLFARSIGVVEEKVSQNLGTNLPQLGQPSSTGPSNSEHPQPALDPRSNDLARVPLKLSAPPSDGFPPAGGSAVQRWPPSWGLPAMDSWPPEDPWQMMAAAAEDRLGEALPEELSYLSSAVALAPGSGPLPGESSPDATGLSPEASLLHQDSESRRLPRSNSLGAGGKILSQRPPWSLIHRVLPDHPWGTLNPSVSWGGGGPGTGWGTRPMPHPEGIWGINNQPPGTSWGNINRYPGGSWGNINRYPGDSWGNNNRYPGGSWGNINRYPGGSWGNINRYPGGSWGNIHLYPGINNPFPPGVLRPPGSSWNIPAGFPNPPSPRLQWG, from the exons ATGCAGGGCCGCGTGGCAGGGAGCTGCGCTCCTCTGGGCCTGCTCCTGGTCTGTCTTCATCTCCCAG GCCTCTTTGCCCGGAGCATCGGTGTTGTGGAGGAGAAAGTTTCCCAAAACTTGGGGACCAACTTGCCTCAGCTCGGACAACCTTCCTCCACTGGCCCCTCTAACTCTGAACATCCTCAGCCCGCTCTGGACCCTAGGTCTAATGACTTGGCAAGGGTTCCTCTGAAGCTCAGCGCGCCTCCATCAGATGGCTTCCCACCTGCAGGAGGTTCTGCAGTGCAGAGGTGGCCTCCATCGTGGGGGCTGCCTGCCATGGATTCCTGGCCCCCTGAGGATCCTTGGCAGATGATGGCTGCTGCGGCTGAGGACCGCCTGGGGGAAGCGCTGCCTGAAGAACTCTCTTACCTCTCCAGTGCTGTGGCCCTCGCTCCGGGCAGTGGCCCTTTGCCTGGGGAGTCTTCTCCCGATGCCACAGGCCTCTCACCCGAGGCTTCACTCCTCCACCAGGACTCGGAGTCCAGACGACTGCCCCGTTCTAATTCACTGGGAGCTGGGGGAAAAATCCTTTCCCAACGCCCTCCCTGGTCTCTCATCCACAGGGTTCTGCCTGATCACCCTTGGGGTACCCTGAATCCCAGTGTgtcctggggaggtggaggccctGGGACTGGTTGGGGAACGAGGCCCATGCCACACCCTGAGGGAATCTGGGGTATCAATAATCAACCCCCAGGTACCAGCTGGGGAAATATTAATCGCTATCCAGGAGGCAGCTGGGGAAATATTAATCGGTATCCAGGAGACAGCTGGGGGAATAATAATCGGTATCCAGGAGGCAGCTGGGGAAATATTAATCGGTATCCAGGAGGCAGCTGGGGGAATATTAATCGGTATCCAGGAGGCAGCTGGGGGAATATTCATCTATACCCAGGTATCAATAACCCATTTCCTCCCGGAGTTCTCCGCCCTCCTGGCTCTTCTTGGAACATCCCAGCTGGCTTCCCTAATCCTCCAAGCCCTAGGTTGCAGTGGGGCTAG
- the CDSN gene encoding corneodesmosin: protein MRSRGQACQVAGSLEPRGHGYPTLQPLLLLSRQMHRADYHAPPGHTNFPRGTHPLHLSSSPHSDSCPGNVQLWHKGPGCPRAAISQEAVQSEMGSSRAPWMGRVGGHGMMALLLAGLLLPGTLAKSIGTFSDPCKDPTRITSPNDPCLTGKGDSSGFSSYSGSSSSGSSISSARSSGGGSSGSSSGSSIAQGGSAGSFKPGTGYSQVSYSSGSGSSLQGASGSSQLGSSSSHSGSSGSHSGSSSSHSSSSSSFQFSSSSFQVGNGSALPTNDNSYRGILNPSQPGQSSSSSQTFGVSSSGQSVSSNQRPCSSDIPDSPCSGGPIVSHSGPYIPSSHSVSGGQRPVVVVVDQHGSGAPGVVQGPPCSNGGLPGKPCPPITSVDKSYGGYEVVGGSSDSYLVPGMTYSKGKIYPVGYFTKENPVKGSPGVPSFAAGPPISEGKYFSSNPIIPSQSAASSAIAFQPVGTGGVQLCGGGSTGSKGPCSPSSSRVPSSSSISSSSGLPYHPCGSASQSPCSPPGTGSFSSSSSSQSSGKIILQPCGSKSSSSGHPCMSVSSLTLTGGPDGSPHPDPSAGAKPCGSSSAGKIPCRSIRDILAQVKPLGPQLADPEVFLPQGELLDSP from the exons ATGAGGAGCCGGGGCCAGGCCTGTCAGGTGGCAGGATCGTTAGAGCCCCGTGGCCATGGGTACCCCACACTGCAGCCACTGCTACTGCTGAGTAGGCAGATGCACCGGGCTGATTACCACGCTCCTCCCGGCCACACCAACTTCCCCCGGGGCACCCACCCCCtccacctctcctcctctccccacagtGACTCCTGCCCAGGGAATGTCCAGCTCTGGCATAAAGGACCCGGGTGTCCTCGAGCTGCCATCAGTCAGGAGGCCGTGCAGTCCGAGATGGGCTCATCTCGGGCACCCTGGATGGGGCGTGTGGGCGGGCACGGGATGATGGCACTGCTGCTGGCTGGTCTCCTCCTGCCAG GGACCTTGGCTAAGAGCATTGGCACCTTCTCAGACCCCTGTAAGGACCCCACGCGTATCACCTCCCCTAACGACCCCTGCCTCACTGGGAAGGGTGACTCCAGCGGCTTCAGTAGCTACAGTGGCTCCAGCAGTTCTGGCAGCTCCATTTCCAGTGCCAGAAGCTCTGGTGGTGGCTCCAGTGGTAGCTCCAGCGGATCCAGCATTGCCCAGGGTGGTTCTGCAGGATCTTTTAAGCCAGGAACGGGGTATTCCCAGGTCAGCTACTCCTCCGGATCTGGCTCTAGTCTACAAGGTGCATCCGGTTCCTCCCAGCTGGGGAGCAGCAGCTCTCACTCAGGAAGCAGCGGCTCTCACTCGGGAAGCAGCAGCTCTCATtcgagcagcagcagcagctttcAGTTCAGCAGCAGCAGCTTCCAAGTAGGGAATGGCTCTGCTCTGCCAACCAATGACAACTCTTACCGCGGAATACTAAACCCTTCCCAGCCTGGACAAAGCTCTTCCTCTTCCCAGACCTTTGGGGTATCCAGCAGTGGCCAAAGCGTCAGCTCCAACCAGCGTCCCTGTAGTTCGGACATCCCCGACTCTCCCTGCAGTGGAGGGCCCATCGTCTCGCACTCCGGCCCCTACATCCCCAGCTCCCACTCTGTGTCAGGGGGTCAGaggcctgtggtggtggtggtggaccAGCATGGTTCTGGTGCCCCTGGAGTGGTTCAAGGTCCCCCCTGTAGCAATGGTGGCCTTCCAGGCAAGCCCTGTCCCCCAATCACCTCTGTAGACAAATCCTATGGTGGCTACGAGGTGGTGGGTGGCTCCTCTGACAGTTATCTGGTTCCAGGCATGACCTACAGTAAGGGTAAAATCTACCCTGTGGGCTACTTCACCAAAGAGAACCCTGTGAAAGGCTCTCCAGGGGTCCCTTCCTTTGCAGCTGGGCCCCCCATCTCTGAGGGCAAATACTTCTCCAGCAACCCCATCATCCCCAGCCAGTCGGCAGCTTCCTCGGCCATTGCGTTCCAGCCAGTGGGGACTGGTGGGGTCCAGCTCTGTGGAGGCGGCTCCACGGGCTCCAAGGGACCCTGCTCTCCCTCCAGTTCTCGAGTCCCCAGCAGTTCTAGCATTTCCAGCAGCTCCGGTTTACCCTACCATCCCTGCGGCAGTGCTTCCCAGAGCCCCTGCTCCCCACCAGGCACCGGCTCCTTCAGCAGCAGCTCCAGTTCCCAATCCAGTGGCAAAATCATCCTTCAGCCTTGTGGCAGCAAGTCCAGCTCTTCTGGTCACCCTTGCATGTCTGTCTCCTCCTTGACACTGACTGGGGGCCCCGATGGCTCTCCCCATCCTGATCCCTCCGCTGGTGCCAAGCCCTGTGGCTCCAGCAGTGCTGGAAAGATCCCCTGCCGCTCCATCCGGGATATCCTAGCCCAAGTGAAGCCTCTGGGGCCCCAGCTAGCTGACCCTGAAGTTTTCCTACCCCAAGGAGAGTTACTCGACAGTCCATAA
- the C5H6orf15 gene encoding uncharacterized protein C6orf15 homolog isoform X2, translated as MQGRVAGSCAPLGLLLVCLHLPGLFARSIGVVEEKVSQNLGTNLPQLGQPSSTGPSNSEHPQPALDPRSNDLARVPLKLSAPPSDGFPPAGGSAVQRWPPSWGLPAMDSWPPEDPWQMMAAAAEDRLGEALPEELSYLSSAVALAPGSGPLPGESSPDATGLSPEASLLHQDSESRRLPRSNSLGAGGKILSQRPPWSLIHRVLPDHPWGTLNPSVSWGGGGPGTGWGTRPMPHPEGIWGINNQPPGTSWGNINRYPGGSWGNINRYPGGSWGNINRYPGGSWGNIHLYPGINNPFPPGVLRPPGSSWNIPAGFPNPPSPRLQWG; from the exons ATGCAGGGCCGCGTGGCAGGGAGCTGCGCTCCTCTGGGCCTGCTCCTGGTCTGTCTTCATCTCCCAG GCCTCTTTGCCCGGAGCATCGGTGTTGTGGAGGAGAAAGTTTCCCAAAACTTGGGGACCAACTTGCCTCAGCTCGGACAACCTTCCTCCACTGGCCCCTCTAACTCTGAACATCCTCAGCCCGCTCTGGACCCTAGGTCTAATGACTTGGCAAGGGTTCCTCTGAAGCTCAGCGCGCCTCCATCAGATGGCTTCCCACCTGCAGGAGGTTCTGCAGTGCAGAGGTGGCCTCCATCGTGGGGGCTGCCTGCCATGGATTCCTGGCCCCCTGAGGATCCTTGGCAGATGATGGCTGCTGCGGCTGAGGACCGCCTGGGGGAAGCGCTGCCTGAAGAACTCTCTTACCTCTCCAGTGCTGTGGCCCTCGCTCCGGGCAGTGGCCCTTTGCCTGGGGAGTCTTCTCCCGATGCCACAGGCCTCTCACCCGAGGCTTCACTCCTCCACCAGGACTCGGAGTCCAGACGACTGCCCCGTTCTAATTCACTGGGAGCTGGGGGAAAAATCCTTTCCCAACGCCCTCCCTGGTCTCTCATCCACAGGGTTCTGCCTGATCACCCTTGGGGTACCCTGAATCCCAGTGTgtcctggggaggtggaggccctGGGACTGGTTGGGGAACGAGGCCCATGCCACACCCTGAGGGAATCTGGGGTATCAATAATCAACCCCCAGGTACCAGCTGGGGAAATATTAATCGCTATCCAGGAG GCAGCTGGGGAAATATTAATCGGTATCCAGGAGGCAGCTGGGGGAATATTAATCGGTATCCAGGAGGCAGCTGGGGGAATATTCATCTATACCCAGGTATCAATAACCCATTTCCTCCCGGAGTTCTCCGCCCTCCTGGCTCTTCTTGGAACATCCCAGCTGGCTTCCCTAATCCTCCAAGCCCTAGGTTGCAGTGGGGCTAG